In [Phormidium] sp. ETS-05, the genomic window CACAAAATCTGGACAAATGGGAGCAAATTTTTCCTGGTCTTCTGGGGTGATAGCATTCCACCGATCGATTTTTATCCAAGCCGTATCAGGAGAGAGGTTGGCGCCGTTGGGAAATTTGAACCCCGTAGAAGAATCAAAAGCCACGCCCAATTTTTTATTTTGACGGGTCCAGGCTTGGAGTTGATAGCCTAATTCTAGATTACGTCTGCCTGTATCGCTACCGGTGGGTGGCATAATGATCAATTCTCCTGATGGGGTGCGTTCAAACCGGAAATCGCGGTTGTTTTGGCAAAGTTGAAAAAACTGCTCGTCGGTTAATTCTAGATTTAATTCTAGGGGGGTTGGAAAATTAAGGGTAGTCATTTGTTATTTGTCCTTTGTCCTTTGTCATTTGTCATTTGTTATTTGTCCTTTGTCCCCCCCCGATTCATTGGGGGGTAGGGGGGATTGTCCTTTGTTTAGTCATACAAGTGACAAGGGACAAGGGACAAGGGACAAAGGACAAATAATTTATCCCTGAACTTCTGGTAATTTGGCTAATTTATCGGGATAGATTTCGATTTGCATGTTATCATCATCGCGACTGCCGAGGGAGCGTTTGACTTGACCTAAATAGAGGGGTTGGGAAACGTCCGGTTGGGGATGAATGATGGTGCGAGCGCGAATGGTGAGTTGATTTTCTCCCTTGCCTAAACGTCCGGGGGAAAATAAATCGTAAGCGGCTTGGCGGAGGGTGGCTTCTAGTTGGGATTCGGTGATGGTGGGGGGGACGGCGATCGCGGTTTGGGTGCCACCATTATCGTAAACTAGATGGAAACGAACCGCCCCGGGGACGGCGGTGCGGGTGTAGAGACTGACACCGAGGCCAAACAGACCGGCGGTGAGGACCCCCATAAAGCTGGTAATCCCGACGAAGCGAAAGCGGAAGCCCCATTTAAAGATAAAGGCGATCGCGGTAAAAACAAAACAAGCCACAGTGGCGATACCCATCCACTTGGCGGCTAAGAGAAAATCGGCGTTAGTGACCATGATTGAGTGATAGTTTTAAGATTCTGCCTCGGTACTGACTAAATCGGTGGTGGAGGCGTTACCAGTAGATTCTAGGGCCGCTCGCAGCGCATGCCAGCAGAGATTAGCGCATTTGATGCGGACGGGGAATTGAGCCACCCCCTGCATAACGTTTAACTTGCGCTGTTCTTTGGGAAATTCGGCTTCACCTTTCATCATCTGCTGGAAACGCTCCACCATTGCTAAGGCGTCGGCGATCGTTTGACCCTGGAGCGCTTCTGCCATGAGGTCCGCTGAAGCCATCGAGATGGCGCAGCCTTCGCCTTCAAATTTGACCTCGGCGATCGTATCCCCCGCATCGTTCAGCTTCAGGGTTAGCTCGATCGTATCCCCACAAGAAGGATTATGGCCCCGCTGGTGCCGATGGACCGGATTAGTTTGGCCGCGATACCGGGGTGCTTTGTAGCGCTCCAGAATCACTTGCTGGTACAAGTCCCGCAGATTACCTACTGACATGACACAATAGATGGTGAAGTTAATTGATCTCAATTTCCATCATATCAGAGTCTGTCCTCAGTCCTTTGTCCCTAGTCCTTTCTCCCTTGAAGAAGGGGTTTCTGCCCAAAACCTCCGTTAAGGGACAAGACATGTCCTTGAGAAACCCGGACCCAATGGCGGCCAAACGACAAATGACCATTGACCAATGACCAAAAACCAGCAATTAATAACTATGGCAATTGATATTTATGAAGCTGTGCCTATGCCCATATCCCTCATCGATGTGAGCGGGGAATTGTTCCTATTTGCCAGTTGCAACCGAGCAGCGGAGGCATTTTGGGGGATTAAAGCGTTGGATGGTGAAGGCAAGACCCTAGAAGAACTTTTACAACCAGAAGCAGCCGCCATTTGGCGACAGCATTGCCAAGATTGCCTCCAGAATGGGTTCAGCAGCTTAGAACAATGCCGCCTAATTGATGGTGAGGAGCAGTGGTGGCGGACGGTACTGCAACCGCTACCAATCCAAGAAAGAAAAATATCCCGAATTATCGCTACATCAAATAATATTACTGCCGAGTACAGACTCCGCCAAGAACTGGAAACCGCCAGAAGGGAAGTCCAGCAAGCCCAGACAGAATTACACCAGTTTTTCGATTTGAGTCCAGATATGCTGACCATCGCTACTCCTGACAACTATTTAGAGCGGGTCAATCCAGCAGCTACGAAAATACTGGGCTACAGTCAGGATGAATTACAATCCATGTCCTTTATCGAGCTAATTCATCCTGACGATCGCCAATTCACTCAAGATGTAGTAGCAGCTCATATTGCCAGGGGAGAGCCCACGGTGAATTTTGAGAACCGCCACCGCACCAAAGACGGGGGCGAAAAATGGCTGGCTTGGAGCGCCGCCCCTTCTCATTCAGACGGAAAATATTACTGTATTGCGCGGGATGTGACGGAAATCAAAAAGACCCAAGCCACCTTGCGCCAGAGCGAAGCCCAATTTCGGGCTTTATTTGAATATGCAGCCGTGGGGATGGGCTATGTCAGTCTGGAAGGTCGGTTTTTGCGGGTTAACCAATGCTGGTGTGATTTCCTCGGTTATACCCGGGAGGAATTGCAATCTCTGAGCTTTCCCGATATCACTTATCCCGATGACCTACAGCGAGACTGGGAGTGCATTAGTCAATTACTAAGCGGTAACGTAGAAAAATATACAGTGGAAAAGCGCTACATCCACAAAAACGGCGAAATCATCTGGGCCAAACTCACGGCGTCTTTAGTTCGTTCCGTGATATCGGGAGAGCCGGAGTATTTTATCGCCGTAGTTGATGATATCACCCCACGCAAAGCATTGGAAAAAGAACTGGCCTTGCGGCAGGCGCGTTTTGATGCCTTTTTCCAGAACGCTAATGTGGGGATGGCCATTTATGATAACGAGCTTCGCTACCAGCAAATTAATGAAGCCCTGGCGGAAATGAACGGGTTATCCGCAGCAGACCACTTGGGGAAAACATTAGAGGAAGTGATTCCCGATTTGGCGCCGGTTGTAATGCCCATTTATTTGGAGGTTATGGCCTCTGGGCAATCGCTGGTTAACCAGGAATTGAGCGGGTTTACCCCGAAACAGCCGGGATTTTTGCGTCACTGGATTGTGTCCTATTTCCCGCTAATGGGAGAGTCCGGCTGCATCGGTTTGGGGATGGTGGTGGTAGAAATCACCGATCGCAAACTCGCGGAAGAGGCTTTGCGCGACAGCGAGCAGCGTTATCAGACTTTAGCCAGATTATCCCCAGTAGGGATATTCCAATCCGATGCCCAGGGAAATAATACTTATACCAATGAGCGGTGGTGCGAAATCACTGGTTTTACCGCAGCCGAAGCGATCGGCCAGGATTGGTTTAAAAGTCTGCATCCCGAGGATTTAGAGATGGTATTTAACACTTGGCAGCAGGCGGTAATGAATAAGACGGTTTTTCAGTGCGAACACCGGTTGTTAAATCGGGATGGTGATGTGCTGTGGGTACTGACTCAAGCGCTGCCAGAGTTGGACGAAAATGGAGAACTGGTGGGTTATGTAGGGACGATTACGGATATTAACGATCGCAAACGCGCCGAACAAGAAGCCCAACGCCTCCTAGAAACTCTCAAAGAAGCCCAAAGAATTGCTCATATTGGCAACTGGGAATTTGACGCCCACAGCCTGACTATCACTTGGTCGGAAGAAATGTTCCGCATTGTGGGTATGGAACCAGGGACGACTCCCCCCAGTTATGAGGAGCATTTAGAAAAGGTTCACCCAGACGATCGGCTCTTCTACCAGCGCACCTTGGAACGCGCCTTCACTCGCGGGACGAGCTATGATATCGACCTGCGCCTACTACGTCCTGATGGCTCCGTCCGCTGGGTCAACGCCAAAGGAGAAGCCATCCGCAATACCGCAGGTAAAGTAGTGCGGCTGGTGGGGACCGCAATGGACATCACCGAACGAGAGCGATCGCAGCAGGCTTTAAGGCAGTCCGAAGCCCAACTGCGATCGCTCTTCACCCGCGCCCAACTCCTCAACCGACTCGCCGCCCAAATCCGCCAATCCCTAGACCTAGAAGCCATTCTCCAAACCGCCGTCACCGCCATCCGCAACCTCTTGCAAATCGACCTTTGTGTATTCACCTGGTATCGCCCCCACGCCATCCCCCCCAGTTGGGAAGTTTACAAAGAATCCAAACGCCCCGACCTCCCCAGCATCATCGGTCTATATCCCATTGGCGAAGTTAATCCCCTCGCTCAACGGGTATTAAACCGAGAACTGATTCGCGTCGATGATGCCCAAACAGAACCAGACCCAGAACTGCGCCAATGTCTCCTTTCCCTCGGTTACGCCGCCCAATTAGGATTACCCTTTGAAACCAACTCCGGCGCCATTGGCACCCTCTCGTGCATTCACTTTACCAGCGCCCGCCCTTGGCGCGATGAAGAAGTAGAACTACTCACCGCCGTCCAGGACCAATTAACCATCGCCATAAACCAAGCCGAACTCTACCAACAAAGTCGCACCGCCGCCGAGCGGGCTACCGCCAAAAGCCAAGAACTAGAACAAACCTTGCGGCAGCTGCAGCGCACCCAAACCCAGCTCATCCAAGCCGAAAAAATGTCCTCTCTCGGTCAAATGGTGGCGGGAGTCGCCCACGAAATCAACAACCCCGTCAGCTTCATCTACGGCAACATCACCCATGCCACCGAATATGTAGAACAATTGCTCGATTTGATTGATTTATACCATCAACATTATCCCCAACCAGCACCAGACATCGAGGCCGCCATTGAAGATATCGACCTAGAATTTATGCGCGAAGATTTCTTCAAAATTCTAGACTCGATGAAATCAGGCGCCAACCGCATCAGCACAATTGTTAAATCTCTGCGCACCTTCTCCCGGCTCGATGAAGCCGATATGAAAGAAGCAGACATTCACGAATGCCTAGAAAGCACTTTACTTTTATTGGATCATCGCATCCAATCACAAAATCAACCAATTCACTTGATTAAACAATACGGCAAAATCCCATTATATGAATGCTATCCCAGCCAATTAAATCAAGTGTTTATGAACACTATCAATAATGCGATTGACGCCTTAGAATCCATAGAAAATGACGATACCAGCCGAGAAAAAATCATTCGCATTACCACCGAGGTAATAGATGGCCAAAAAGTTGCCATCCATATTGCCGACAACGGACCAGGCATTTCCCCCGATGTCATGTCACGCTTATTTGACCCCTTCTTTACCACCAAACCCGTTGGGAAAGGCACGGGCTTGGGTTTGTCTATCAGCTACCAAATTGTGGTAGAACGACATGGCGGCGATTTGCGCTGCATTTCTGCCCCCGGAGAAGGCACAGAATTTATTATCGAACTTCCCCTATCTCGCCCTTTGACTTAATGATTATCCTTTGTCATTTGTCATTTGTCCTTTGTCCTTTGTCATTTGTCATTTGTCATTTGTCCTTTGTCATTTGTCATTTGTCCTTTGTCATTTGTCCTTTGTCCTTTGTCATTTGTCCCCCCGTCTCCTGAATTCCCCTGTCTCCCCGTCTCCTGGCCCCCCCCTGTCCCCCGTCTCCTGTCTTTATTCCCCCTGTCTCCCCCCCGTCTCCCCGTCTCCTGGTCCCCCCTAGCCCGCTGCCGCTCAGGCGGGGGTCCCCCCGTCTCCCCGTCTCCTGGTCCAGAAGTTGTAGGGTGGGCACTACCAGTCATCCGCTGACACCCTACACACCTCTCTAATTGGTCACGCCTGCTAATGCAAGGGTATTTTTCAGCGCATCTATGTTGACGAACATATCTTTGAAAACTTCTTGGGATGGTAGAGTTTTCAGCTTTTGCTCGGTATAGGTGAGGTATTCTTCTAGGGTGGACCCCTGCAAGTAGTAATAATCCAGGTTCATGTGATGGGCGATCGTCCGGTAACAACCCAGAGCATAACGGGGAGAAAAGATTTCAATCACCTTCGTTCCCGGCTCACAGAATACCAGATTAGTCAAACCGCCACCGTGAGGAGCCACAATAACTTTAGCCTTTGCTAACATCATCGCTTGTTCCCGCACCGATAAAGATTCTAACTCGATATTCTCAAAACCGAACCGAGCCAAAAACTCGATAACCTCATCCTCATTCACTACCCGCCGATGTAAGGCTTTTTGGCGGTTCAGATAGAGACGATCGGGCAACTTTGCCCCAGAGCTAGAGTTATCCTCTAGAAATTGCCGCCGCAGAAACTCGCAAGCCCATTGCGGCGGACCGTCCAGATAATTGCCCAGCCATTTGGGCAGGTTCGCGGGCAAAGATGGCACCAATAACCGTCGAGCTTGGATATGGGGTTGAGTCTGACTGGTGATGATTTTCTCCGGGGGAATTCCGCAGAGTTTCAGCGTCTCTATTTGAAATCGATGTCTGATATCATTGACGACAAATAAATCAATCGACTCCCAGGAGAAGCCCGCACAGCGGAGCAATTCCAATCGGGGCAACACTTCTAGCATCCAGTGATAGTAATAAAAGCCCGCTTGCAGAGATAAAAAAGCTACTGTCCCATCAAGTTTCAGCGGCTCAGTCATTTGCGCCAAGCCGAAGAATAAAGCAACTTTCCCCTCCCCATTGGAGATATCCGCTAACAGGTGATTATCTGGAGTAATGACAACGCCACAACCAGGGTCTCCCCAAGCGATGCCATCGGGGATAACGGTGACAAAAGCATTAGCAATGGTGCCTTGGGAGATTTGCAATTTGGGATGAATTGTGCTACTAATGGTTTTGGGAGCAGGCAGGAAAACTTCCCGGCTGGGATAAATTTCTATATACTGGATATCTGAACGGGATGCGGCTAGTTCGCGAGTAGAGTAGCAGACTTTTTCCGACAGCAAATGGGTTTTTGTTCTGGGTGGCTGTGCTGTGGGCTGGGGCAAATAAGGTTGGGCAAGGTTCGGCTCGATCGCCAAGGCTTTTTCCATGCAATCAATCGCCGCTTTTAAATCCCCTTGGATGCCTAGAGGATTAACTAAATTGAGGTATGATTGGGCATCGGTGGGCGCTAATGCCATAGCTCGCCGGAAGCTGGCAGCAGCATCATCCCACCTTTCTAATTGATGGAAAACGCTGCCTAGATTGATATGGGCACTGACCAAATCTGGTTGGATATCTATGGCCTTTTGATAGGATAACACGGCTTCGGCGTATCTGCCTAAATCGGCTAAAATGTTACCAGACGTGAAATGGCTCAGAGGTTTATTGGGGTTGAGAGCGATCGCCTTTGCTAAAGCCGCCAATGCCTCCTCTAATTTATCCTGCTTGCGATAGATAACGCCCAGGTTTGCCCAGGCTTCCGCGTAGTTCGGTTGCAGCTGCAGCACTCGCTCGAAGCTGGCGGCGGCTGATCCTAATTCTTTTCTGTCGGCGAAAGCTGTAGCCAAGGCAAAGTGAAATTCGGCGGCGGATGGGGCTTTTTGGTCACAATTTGGGTCTATTTCTATGGCTTTATTATAAGCGCGCACGGCTGCATCTATCTGGCTCTGTGCCAGTAAAATTTTGGCCATAGTGAAATATGGTTTCGCCGCTTCGGGTTGATTTTGATGGCTTGCTGACAAGCGGTAATAGCTTGGGCAAAATTACCCGTTTTCACCGCCGATACTACCTGATTCCACAGGGACAATCCTTGCAACCATTCCGCCCATTCTCGCCCCCGCACTTCCCAGGTACAATGGTGATGAGTATAATCTACCATTCGCCGCAAATGCTGCTCCGTCATCTGGCCGTTTTTATATTCATCCAGTAGCTGCACTGTCGCTGCCACAAAGCGGGTTTTATATGCTTGCCAGTCGGCTCTTTGGGCAAACTGCCAGTTAAAAACATCGGAAAATTCTTGGGCTCCGGCTACGGAAACTAAGCGTCCGAAACCAGCGGCAGTTTCTGGCAGAGCGGCTAAATCGCTGGTGACGACGGTGCAACCGCTAGCCATTGCTTCCATGACGGCGATGCAGGAGGTTTCTTGGAAAGTATTGGCATAGGCTAATAAAGTAGCTTGTCGCAGTTCCCTTGCTAGTTCGGGTTGAGGCAGGGAGCCGATGTATTCTACCCCTTCTGTTTGCTGGCATTTTTGATAAAGGGCACCGTAGGTGTGACGGTCTAAACCTTCATCTACCATGTAAACTTTTTTGCTAGAAAATACTTTGAGAATGGTGCCGGGATGGGCGCGGCGAATTTGGGGAAAGATATCGATTAATATGTCTAAACCCCGAAAGGGAGTGCTGGTGTAAGCGAGGACGGGGGGGGAGGTTTTTTGGGGGAGGATGGGGGTTTGGGCAAATAGGTTTTGGAAGGCGGGGGCGATCGCGTTGCGCAGAACCGTACTGCGACTCATATCAATTTGGTATTCTTCCCCAAACCGATCGCGCTGCCACTCGCTGACAAACACAAACCCATCATATGCCGATCGCTCTTCCCGCTCCGCCAATGGTCGCATCGTTCCCAGTGTCGGCACTTGCTGGGTCCACAACACCAACATCCCTTGCGGCGACAGCATCCGCCGCAACCGCGCCCCCTTCCCCGCAATATTCAACACCACCAAAGCATCCAGGGACCGCAACAACCGCGCCGAAGTCGCCGAAATTGCCACACATTCCACCCCACCCCAGTTCCCCGGAGTCGAGGTGTTGTTAAACAAATAGACCTCATGGCCCAACTTCGCCAAAACCGAAGCTAAATAACACATTGCCGATTGGGAACCCCCCATCGGTATAGAATAGGGGCTCGCCGCATGGTAATCCCAATCGGAAAAATCAACAAATCCTATTTTCATACTGTCTGTGGTCATTTTCATCCATTAAACCATTAAGCCTGACGGACCCGCCCCCTTTTCCTCTGCAGGTCTTATACCATTTGCATTTAATGCCGAAACAGTTCAGATCCCCCCCAACCCCCCCTTGAAAAGGGGGGGGGAATCTCTAAGGCCCCCCTTTTCAAGGGGGTTTGGGGGGATCGGATTCGAGAGCAGGACGATCAGCTCCGACCTTTACTATCTGTTGCATAATTTATTGAAAATGGCATTATCTCACTTGAGTAAGAAAAATTATCAGCAAAAACCCGGATTAATGGAAAAAACCGGGTTGAATATGCTTGTTTTTTCTCACTTATAGCCGCTATAAGCAAAATATATCGTTAAAAATGGTACTCTAGTGAGGATAGGTTGCCAAGAGATTAAAGTTTTGTTACAGTGGGAGATGTGAAGAAAAGTTAAGAAAGCCAAGCACAGGGAAAAAGGATGTTTACCGGCAGTCTAGGGAGAACCAGTCAGAAAGAGAGTTGGTGGGTGAGAAACCCGGTTTCTTCCCCAGACCAGAATTGGGGTGAAAGCCTGCTCAATGCAGTGGCGACAGCAGGTATCCGCCATCTATTCAGCAAATGTGAAGCTCTGGAAGTGGCGATCGCCCTCCCCCACACCTGGGTTCCCAAGGGAGAATCGACGGACTGCGAGTCAGCGGTAAAGGTTTAGAGATTCAGCGGCGATTCCCCGTTGCCGAAATGTCCTTTAACACCGACGCCGTGGCGATCGACTACATGGCCCTGCTCAGCGGCAAAATCAAACTCGCCCAACCCACCCAAGCCGTAGCCCAAGTAGTCCTCACCGAAGAAGGCATTAACCGCGCCTTTCAAGCCGACTTAGTAACAAAAAAACTCTCATCCGCCAACATCCCCGTGACATTTTCCGAGGTAGAAGTCCAGTTACAGCCCCAAAACCAGCTCCGCATTTTTGCCAAAGCACAATGGAGCAACGGCGAGACTGTACCAGTTTGCCTCAACACCACCATCAGCATCGAGCAACGCCGTCGCCTCCAGTTTTCTCACCCCCAGTTTGAAGCCGAAGTCATCCCCGAACCATTGCGGGAACGCGCCCAAACCGCCAGCATGGCTTTAGTGGAAGTATTAAACGGGATGGTGGATTTGGACAAGTTCAACCTCGACGGTATCACCATGCGGCTCAACCGCTTGGAAACCCAAGGTAAACAACTCCTATTCAGCGGCTACGCTCAAATCAACCATTTCCCCGGTCAAGGTTAGACGGAAGTCATTTGTCCTGCAGTCCCTTGTCCTTTGTCACTTGGAGGAGAAACCGGGGACGCCGGTCAGCCGCGTAGGGGCGAGAAAGCGAATCGCCCCTCCACTCTTAACATACAAGGGGCACGGCATCATAAATATCAAGCTGTTATGATAAATCTTGATGACGCCGTGCCCCTACAGTTATCCCAAGGCCGCTTGTCATTTGAAGGCACGGCTGGAGGAGTTTCTTTTCCCAATTAAAGTGTATCAATACATTATTTTTCATAAGCCATACAACGTTCTGAGCCAGTTTACCGACTCCGAGAGCGCCAGTCCCCGTCCCACCCTCAAAGACTTTGTACCGGTTTCCGATGTTTATCCCGTGGGGAGGTTGGACCGGGACAGTGAAGGTTTGATGCTGCTCACCGATGATGGGAGAGTGCAACACCGCTTATCTTCCCCGGAATTTGGCCATAGTCGCAGTTACTGGGTGCAAGTGGAAAGGATACCGCCAGAGTCCGCTCTGGAGGAACTGCGACAGGGAGTGATGATTGAAAACTACCGCACCAAAAAGGCCCTGGTGAAACTGCGATCGGAGGAACCGCAGTTACCACCCAGGGACCCACCGGTGCGGTTTAGAAAAACAGTGCCCACCTGCTGGCTAGAAATGACCTTAACAGAGGGGAAAAACCGACAAGTGCGGCGAATGACGGCGGCGGTAGGTTTTCCCACTTTGCGGTTAGTGCGCTTTTCGATCGCGCATTTGCAGTTAGAGGGGCTCGCTCCTGGGGAGTGGCGTCACCTCACCCCCACAGAACAAGAAAAACTGCTCCGGCTTTAAGGAAAACAGTAAAATACCGTGTAGGGTGGGCAGGGCTACTGGGCTGCTGGCTAGGAGCAACTAATCTTGACCAGCCCTGCCCACCCTACTCTCCCGCTCTGGGAGTTAAATACCGTGTAGGGTGGGCAGGGCTACTGGGCTGCTGGCTAGGAGCAACTAATCTTGACCAGCCCTGCCCACCCTACGAACTCTCTACGAACTCTCCGGTTAATTATATAATAAATATAGCTATATAAATCAAAATTTAAGCTAGGGGATAATGAAATGAAAGTCACAGTTAAATCCCCCATGATTACCCATTTTGCCTGGGGGTGCATCGAAGTTGACGGGAAACAATTTAAAGATGCTAAATGCTTTCCCGGTGGGGCGAGGAGTTGGGACTGGCGAGAGACGGGCACCCACCATGTCCCTGGGATTCAACCCTCCGACGTGCAGGAGTTGATAAATAATGGTGCAGAAGTAGTGGTGTTGTCTCAGGGTTTTTGGGACAGGTTGCGCATCTGTCCCGAAACCTTGGCGAGGTTAGAAAAATTGAATATTCCCACCTATATTCTGCAAACGGAATTGGCAGTAAAGCTGTATAATGAATTGAGCCAAACTCAACCCACGGGCGGTTTGTTTCACTCTACTTGTTAGGAAACCTATGGGATGCAGCGTACCAGAAACCGGGTTTCTAAACGAGAGTCTCATACTCGAACGGAGATTCTCCGCAGAAACCCGGTTTCTTCCCCTGCAGCCAAAACCACAACCCTAGTCTGGTAAATGGGGATGACGATCGGGCGTACTGACGAGGCGGGGAGATTCTGTAACCCGCTCCGCAGCAACCTTACGCAGGTAGATGCAGTGACGCTCGCCTTTAGTGAGGGGGGTAGAGAAGCGTTCGATAAAATCCACAATTCCCCCTAACCTGGTGACGGTATCGGTGAGGTTATCGGTGTCTGCATCGGTCCAGTGGCCCCGATAGAGGACTGCCAAACCACCGACTTTCAGTAGTGGTAAGGCGTATTGGGCGCAGGTGGGGGCAGGACCTAAAGCCCTGGTGAGAGCGAGGTCATAAGTGGCGCGATGTTGGGGTTGGCGGCCAATTTCTTCCGCTCTACCGGTGAGTGACGGCATTTTCCATACCCAATTTATCAATGACGCTCTGGACAAAGGCGGTTTTTTTGCCGGTGGAGTCGAGGAGGGTGATTTGCCAGTCGGGACGGGCGATCGCCACGGGTAAACCGGGAAACCCAGCCCCGGTTCCGATATCAATTACCCGCCAGTCATCGGCGTTTGTCCACAATGGGGACACGCCGCGCAACCCATCCCAAAGATGTTTTTCCCAAAAATCTCGCGGTTCGGTAATCCTAGTTAAATTTAGCTGTTGGTTGCCCTCTAAAATTAGCTCGTAAAGACGCTGGAATTCTAGTAGATGCCCTGCATCGGGCTGCCAGGAAAGGGTTTTTTGCCACATTTGCAGCATTTCGGGCAATAGTGGCTTTTTGGTTTCACTCATTGAGAAGATTAGATAATCAGGTTATGTTGTTGTCATTTGTCATTTGTCATTTGTCCTTTGATAATTGATAATTGATAATTGACAATTGACAATTGATAATTGTCCTTTGTCCTTGGGTAGGGATTCTTTTGTCCTGTGGTACAGGGCACAACGGTTAAGAAACCGGGACCAGGCTGCGATAACCCCTGCATCATAGCGGAGATTTGGTTAAGAAACCCGGTTTCTGGGGGAAAACAGACAAGGGACAAAGGACAAGGGACAAAGGACAAATGACCAATGACCAATGACAATTTCAAGAAATCGCACTGGTAAGGGATTTCCCGTGGAGTTGTTCGGGGCTGGTGGATTGGAGGTGGCCCCGGTTGAGGGTCCAGAAGCGATCGCCAATTTCCCATAAATCCCGGGGGTCGTGAGTCACCACCAACAAACTCCAGTGATATTTCAATTTTGCCAGCAGGTTAACTAACTGTCGCCGCATCGACCAGTCTAACCCCGCCGTGGGTTCATCTAAAAGCAATAACTGGGGCTGGCGAATGAGCTGCACCGCCAGAGCTAAACGCCGCTGCTGTCCGCCGCTGAGAGCTTGGGGCGGCGTGTCTAACGATAAGTGAGCCAGTCCGACTTCTCGCAGGGTTTCATCCACCCGCTCTCGCCCCAGTTCCGGGTGTCCTAAGCGCAGCTCGTCCAAAATCGTGCTACAGCAAAAATGCCGTTCGGGAAACTGAAACACCAACCCTCCCAACTGCTGTAAGTGTTCGGGGGTGAGTGACTGTTCCCGCCAGTAAATTTCCCCGGCTGTTTTTTGCGCCAGTCCCGCCAAAATTTCTAGTAACGTAGTTTTGCCGGAGCCAGAGGGTCCAATAATCAGCCCTAGTTGCTGTGGTGCCAATTCCAAGTTAACCGATGTGAGGATTGCCTCTGGAGTGGCGGCGGGGTGATAGCTGAGGTT contains:
- a CDS encoding glycosyltransferase family 4 protein, which encodes MTTDSMKIGFVDFSDWDYHAASPYSIPMGGSQSAMCYLASVLAKLGHEVYLFNNTSTPGNWGGVECVAISATSARLLRSLDALVVLNIAGKGARLRRMLSPQGMLVLWTQQVPTLGTMRPLAEREERSAYDGFVFVSEWQRDRFGEEYQIDMSRSTVLRNAIAPAFQNLFAQTPILPQKTSPPVLAYTSTPFRGLDILIDIFPQIRRAHPGTILKVFSSKKVYMVDEGLDRHTYGALYQKCQQTEGVEYIGSLPQPELARELRQATLLAYANTFQETSCIAVMEAMASGCTVVTSDLAALPETAAGFGRLVSVAGAQEFSDVFNWQFAQRADWQAYKTRFVAATVQLLDEYKNGQMTEQHLRRMVDYTHHHCTWEVRGREWAEWLQGLSLWNQVVSAVKTGNFAQAITACQQAIKINPKRRNHISLWPKFYWHRAR
- a CDS encoding DUF2993 domain-containing protein translates to MQRRFPVAEMSFNTDAVAIDYMALLSGKIKLAQPTQAVAQVVLTEEGINRAFQADLVTKKLSSANIPVTFSEVEVQLQPQNQLRIFAKAQWSNGETVPVCLNTTISIEQRRRLQFSHPQFEAEVIPEPLRERAQTASMALVEVLNGMVDLDKFNLDGITMRLNRLETQGKQLLFSGYAQINHFPGQG
- a CDS encoding pseudouridine synthase, which encodes MTPCPYSYPKAACHLKARLEEFLFPIKVYQYIIFHKPYNVLSQFTDSESASPRPTLKDFVPVSDVYPVGRLDRDSEGLMLLTDDGRVQHRLSSPEFGHSRSYWVQVERIPPESALEELRQGVMIENYRTKKALVKLRSEEPQLPPRDPPVRFRKTVPTCWLEMTLTEGKNRQVRRMTAAVGFPTLRLVRFSIAHLQLEGLAPGEWRHLTPTEQEKLLRL
- a CDS encoding MTH938/NDUFAF3 family protein, whose amino-acid sequence is MKVTVKSPMITHFAWGCIEVDGKQFKDAKCFPGGARSWDWRETGTHHVPGIQPSDVQELINNGAEVVVLSQGFWDRLRICPETLARLEKLNIPTYILQTELAVKLYNELSQTQPTGGLFHSTC
- a CDS encoding RsmG family class I SAM-dependent methyltransferase, with the translated sequence MPSLTGRAEEIGRQPQHRATYDLALTRALGPAPTCAQYALPLLKVGGLAVLYRGHWTDADTDNLTDTVTRLGGIVDFIERFSTPLTKGERHCIYLRKVAAERVTESPRLVSTPDRHPHLPD
- the rsmG gene encoding 16S rRNA (guanine(527)-N(7))-methyltransferase RsmG — protein: MSETKKPLLPEMLQMWQKTLSWQPDAGHLLEFQRLYELILEGNQQLNLTRITEPRDFWEKHLWDGLRGVSPLWTNADDWRVIDIGTGAGFPGLPVAIARPDWQITLLDSTGKKTAFVQSVIDKLGMENAVTHR
- a CDS encoding ABC transporter ATP-binding protein, which codes for MNPGNEIGITLKNLSYHPAATPEAILTSVNLELAPQQLGLIIGPSGSGKTTLLEILAGLAQKTAGEIYWREQSLTPEHLQQLGGLVFQFPERHFCCSTILDELRLGHPELGRERVDETLREVGLAHLSLDTPPQALSGGQQRRLALAVQLIRQPQLLLLDEPTAGLDWSMRRQLVNLLAKLKYHWSLLVVTHDPRDLWEIGDRFWTLNRGHLQSTSPEQLHGKSLTSAIS